AGCACGCCGGACACCGTCATAAACGCCGGCACCCTGAACAGCCGCATCTTATTCGTCGCCGTCTCCGCCGCCGCCAGGGCCAGCGCCGTTGCCGCCACCTTCACGGCCAGCACCGCCGCCTGCGCCAGCGGCGGCCACGAAAACGGCGCCCCCGGCAAAAAGAAAACCGCAAACAGCGTAATCATCACAAGCTGCTTGATCGCCACCGCCCAGTGGATAAGGCCGAGCGGCCGGCCGGAATACTCCAGAATCATCCCCTCGTGGACCATCGTCAGCTCCAGGTGGGTATCGGGGTTATCCACCGGGATGCGGCCCGTCTCGGCCAATAGCACGATAAAGAACGCCCCGGCCGCGAAAACCTCCGACAGCGCCCACTTCGCGCCTGCCGCCGAAGCCGCCATCGCCGTCAGGCCGGTCGACTTCGCCGGCAGGGCCACCGCCAGCAGCGCCAGCAGAATGGCCGGCTCGGCCAGCACCGCGATGAACATCTCCCGCGAACCGCCCATGCCGCCGAACGAACTGCCGGCGTCCAGCGACGCCAGCGCCAGGAAAAAGCGACCCAGCGCAAACAAATACAGCAGCATGAACAAATCCGCCAAACCCATGCCGAGGCCCGAGGCCAAAGGCGCCAGCACCGGCGACAGCGCCGCGGCTCCCAACGCGGCGGCGAAATACACCGACGGGGCAACCGCAAACAGCCACGAAGTCGTCGGCGACACCACACTGTCCTTGCCGAGGAACTTCGCCAGATCGTAATAAGGCTGCAATATCCCCGGCCCTCGCCTGCTCTGCAGGCGCGCCTTCGCCGTCTTTATCAGGCCGGCCACCAGCGGGGCCAGCGCCGCGACCAGCGCCGCCTGGGCGAGGCCGGCAACAAGCTGC
The nucleotide sequence above comes from Sporomusaceae bacterium. Encoded proteins:
- a CDS encoding NADH-quinone oxidoreductase subunit H, which encodes MMQLVAGLAQAALVAALAPLVAGLIKTAKARLQSRRGPGILQPYYDLAKFLGKDSVVSPTTSWLFAVAPSVYFAAALGAAALSPVLAPLASGLGMGLADLFMLLYLFALGRFFLALASLDAGSSFGGMGGSREMFIAVLAEPAILLALLAVALPAKSTGLTAMAASAAGAKWALSEVFAAGAFFIVLLAETGRIPVDNPDTHLELTMVHEGMILEYSGRPLGLIHWAVAIKQLVMITLFAVFFLPGAPFSWPPLAQAAVLAVKVAATALALAAAETATNKMRLFRVPAFMTVSGVLALLALVAR